ACGCTGTTTCTGGTGCTCTCGGCCTGCCTGACAGCGGTGCCGCTGATGCTGTTTTCCTACGCGGCCCAACGCCTGCGTCTGGCGACGCTGGGGTTGATACAATATCTCAACCCGACGCTACAGCTGACCGTGGCGGTGCTGCTGCTGGCCGACCCTTTGCAACCGGTGCAGATGATGGTCCTGCCGGTGATCTGGCTGGCCTTGGCGCTTTATTCGCTGTCGGGGTTTCGGGGCGCTGCGCGGAAGGCCCAGCCCTCCGCGTGATTTGGCAGGCAGGGGGTCAGGCGGTGAAGGCGGCGTCCAGTGCGGCTTCAAGCGCGGGCACCGTGTCGGCCCATGTCAGGAAAGTGCCAAGGCTGGGATCGGCAAAGCCCTCGATGATCACCTGCTCGATCAGGCGGCGCAGAGGCTCCCAGTATCCATCGGTATTCAGGATGAAAATCGGCTTTTTGTGCAGGCCGATCTGACGCCATGTGAGAACTTCGAAAATCTCGTCAAGCGAACCGGCCCCGCCCGGTAGCAGGACGATGGCATCCGAATTCATGAACATCACCTTTTTGCGCTCATGCATAGTTTCGGTGACGATATAGCTGGTCAGGTCACGCTTGCCGACCTCGCGCGAGAACAGGTGTTCGGGGATAACGCCGAAGGTCTCCCCCTGTGCCTGTTGTGTGGCGCGGGCAACCGCCCCCATCAGCCCCACATCGCCTGCGCCATAAACCAGCCGCCAGCCACGATGCGCCAGCATCCGGCCCGTCTCGGTCGCGGCCTGTTCGTAGCTTGGTTGCGCACCAAGACGGGAACCGCAGAAGACGCAGACGGAGGGGCGGGGCTGGGTCATGGGAATCTCTTTCTTTTTTGCTCGGAATATCAGCGGGTTTGCAGGGGCCTGCCTTGCATAAACTTGTTGTATGGTCATACGCCCGCCGCTAGGCTCCCGCAAGGGAAGAGCGCGGGGTGCGGGTCCCAAGGAGTTCGCACGCAATGAGCACGGTATCACGACAACACCTGATCCTCGGGGTCGCAATGGCAGCCCTTGTCGGGGGGGCGGGGCTTTGGTGGATGCGCCATCTGCCCGATCCGTCGCCCGCGCCAGACACGGCACCGGATGCCGCGCCGCCCGTGTCTGCGACGGTCCCTGATGCGACGGCCCCTAGTGCTGTAACGGCCACCGGGCGGGCCGGGGCCGGTCTTTCTGTCGCACAAGCGCCCGCGCCAGAGGTCGATCCCGACCACGGGCGCTTCGACAATCTGCATGTCACGCCTGACGGGGCCGTGACGCTGGCCGGTCGTGCCGCGCCCGACGCGCATGTGACGGTGCTGGTGGA
The sequence above is drawn from the Thioclava sp. GXIMD4216 genome and encodes:
- a CDS encoding TIGR00730 family Rossman fold protein, with translation MTQPRPSVCVFCGSRLGAQPSYEQAATETGRMLAHRGWRLVYGAGDVGLMGAVARATQQAQGETFGVIPEHLFSREVGKRDLTSYIVTETMHERKKVMFMNSDAIVLLPGGAGSLDEIFEVLTWRQIGLHKKPIFILNTDGYWEPLRRLIEQVIIEGFADPSLGTFLTWADTVPALEAALDAAFTA